Part of the Henckelia pumila isolate YLH828 chromosome 2, ASM3356847v2, whole genome shotgun sequence genome is shown below.
AAGAAGTGCTATCGCGCTGCTGCTATTTTTCTGAAGATTGGAATTTCGAGattaaggcgcgcccgcgccttcacttagcgcgcccgccccgatcgATTTTtggaatgttttaattatttcggtcaagtattttaatgggcttttgagtgggctttttcttgagcgatataaaagggaatttttcaTCTGACTTGAAGGGAGGAGGAGCCGCCATAACACATTACGCACATATCTGAGAGATTTGAACGCGTGATTTCTGAAGTATTTTTGGAGCtttacttgaagaacgaagacggagatcgatagaccggacatggtgtcgacgacggatttattttctatcttttattttattctgaatatgtttggatttatgttttgttttattcagaattttattatgaactaaatttttagagtctagaggtcggatgaaacctggtgtagacactttcatgaattcttgattttattgaattgaatttcttctagattaattattttttctagaattgattgtcttttcaattatctgatcaataattgatttgttatatttatttgaaatcattgctctggagaggggattttgaataggacattagaaaatacactgttaattatttatacagctcgggagagtgtataattttaacagagctttttaaaaaagaacattgttttgtgatagatcactgcgataaattcttaatagggatattggaattgaattgtagttgataaacattatttgttgctcgggagagggaaataatacacgtaagtgtttttggctattaattgattggaattcatgaagattaattaattaggattgattgttgttgaaaccaggtgaaatctatacctccaGACCaattttttctctgattgatattatctgaaagttgtgtgcgtgcttatcaaaaatatcttgattattttatttttctgcaaaattctcaaagtttgattttctagataaagttttgactattttaattacaagcactgattattttcattttactccatgtgggatcgatatctgaattattcactctattaaaacttgacactcgtacgcttgcgaggaattttcacaacatttGTATTAAATCTTGGAGGGGGAATCAATACATTCTTGTTATtttcataagaaaaattttcactGTTACGCAATTCAGGATGATAAGAATTAGGGAAAGGGGTACATCGATATCTTTCATAGCCTCTGGTGTTAATGTATTGGGCCTCGTCAGGAATGTGTGCCTTTGAAAAAGTTACAACCTTACCTTCAGAATTTTTAGTACTCATAACCGCTATCTATAAAGTCAATGCCAAGACTTGAGCAGATAAAGAAGTGAGAGGATCCACATCATAAACTCCGGCTGATTTCTGGATACTAGCTCATTCATTCGACCATTGAAAGTTGTTGATTGTCATTTGCTCCAACATCTCATACGCTTGAACAGGATCGTTTGCAAATATTTTGCCTTCAGCTGCAGAATCCACAGACATCCTTGTAGACGCATTCAGTCCATtatatgaaaattaaatttgctCCCAATCAGCAAAGTTGTGGTTCGGGAACCGTCTCAACAAATCATTGTAGCTCTCACATGCCTCGTACAACTACTCAGAATCATTCTATCTAAAAATGTTGATCTCGATCTTGAGTTgagtggacttggcaggtgaaAAATATTTCGCAAAAAATTTCACTGTCATGTCTTCCCAAGTAGTAATACCTCTCAACGACAGTGATTGCAGCCAATATCTAGCCTGATCCctaagagaaaaaggaaaccaACGCAGTCTAATTATATCTTCAGAAACTTCATTAATGTTTACCGTGTGTGTTATCTCCAGGAGCATCCTCAAATGCAAATGAGGATCAGCAGTAGCACTTCCATTGAACTGGTTTTGCTGAACCATATTGATCAAAGCAGGCTTAAGCTCGAAATTGTTGGCATTAATGGTtccacgagctattccagaatagtgagcctggactATGAGcttgaagtgatctctaatggTGCCCAAGGGAGGTGGATTATTCTCAGCCATTGATCTaagttcttctcttcttttcttcctTAAAAAGTAGAGAATCAAAGCTATGAGATTTTCTCATTAACTGCAAATCAAAgaaactgaaaaaaaaatcagtaactaaaaaaataaagagaaactctaaattaaaatctagactaattggtaaaaatactaatataaattcaattaaaatacTCCCCGACAATGGCGCCaaaacttgttgcgtaatttcttgctcgcaagtgcacgattgtcaagttttaatataagaGTAAATAGAGTATCGTTCTCACGAAGAATATgctttgaaaattaaattagtgcttgtaattaaaataatctaaactttatttagaaaattaaatagaGATTTTTTGCtattcaaatttaaataattaataaaaaaatagtaaaCAACTCGCACACTTGAGATAAATACCACTAAGAAAAAATATCTAGAGGACTTGATTTCACTTAGTTTCGACAACAACAACTTCTATTTAATTTATGCTCCTGAATTCTTTTCAtctaataaccaagaacacttaagtttttATTTCTCTCTCACGAGtaacaaatagaatgtatcaaataaaatttgatttcaatatccctattaaaaatctaagcTCAATGATATGTGATAAACGATGTTCTttcaaaagctctgttaaagttatacACTGATCTCCCGGGCTATATAAACATTAAcaatgtattttctaatggtcctattcaaaatcccctctcccgagcaccgatttcaaataaatatgacaattcaattattgatcaagtaatttaaagacaataaattctaaaaaacacaattaaattaagggaattcaatcaaataaattaaaaaattgtaGAAGTTATTTCAACTAAGCTAAAtcatcctctagacttaaaaattttatttcatgataaaaaataaataaaaacaaatcatgtttatgaaactagacatcaagtttcaaaatttaagaagaaaagataatgtaacgccccgtttttatcttaaatgagtttatttgagttaatcggagattatagaGTTCACGAGCctacttgattttgatcaaggtcctttttgcaaaatttgaatttttcaaggactaaaacgcaattatcagTTTtcatagatatttataagggaaaTGGCTTATTCTATTCACTCATCTCcttcccttagccgcctcccctccattgaaacgcttccaacgtttctccaagctcccagatttcagtctgagctcgatccggccgttggaatttatttctaaaggcagattatcgatcactgcagtgagagctctgttatattgtaagttcttctacgatcggatacattctagtttttggatgttgttagaatcgtttgagattcgagtatgttgttctagacagagttctgatcgtttattatctgtcggttttgaattagagcgacgttcggatttgttatgatttttggaagcctttttcgaaaatgtggattttgagattgatgggtttgctttgttattgttgttttgggcattgatatgaggttatatcggtattgaactgctgtctgcgtttccggtttgttcagtttatagccgttatgtcatctgtttgagttttggagatttcgaaccatttttgtattgattgaagctttggcttgtgagtgatcatggttgttgatcaactcttgtattcgtacagattcgttggagtttgtcgagccctgttttagcagcattgttcatcgagagttggacgaagaacggtaaagagatttccttgaaccgttgtttgttgtttaggttgtatagttgttgatacaatcttttgttgtagcttgtctggagttggatctacgacattgaaaggtaaaagcagtcatcgtagcgggatagcatactcggaacagttggttctcgagtttccctttcaaatcacatattgcatctacacttgttctagcatgaggaacttgtgtcttgttgattgattttgcttttgactatgtggcttatgttttatgtttctgttatgcattcatcttgagcctacgttgattcagcgggcagaaccgccctttttgtttggacgtttgggaactatgattgagtgtcctaggtcgtagtcgtatcgcctagtgctagcatactcattatggttgctcaaagtctagaggagtgagatatgtggcaccacctcaattgggagagtcggtgagtcatcaCATAATCTCATCCTCatgatcccaaaagcacagcagcaatccttcgtttatcagatttgatatcccggtttaaagacatgcatttcattacattgcTATTGAtggtgttgttgtcttgaaagcatgtttattgttgtattacttgatatgttgcttttactgggattatcattctcacaggtttatccggctgttgctttgttttgtatgtgtacttggcaacaggaagggcaggatcaagtcagcatagacctggttagcatccagagcaagagatagaagtgagactcgtttagaagtcgaatcagcatgtcaacctagttatgttttgcgaacatgtttagtcattcgaacttctcgtatttgttttgtaagcaagaaacgatgtaggtactaccaaATTGAATGTTTCacttccctaaaccttacttgtattgttattggcatgtcaaatacttttaatgcaagtgtttaggttttgttgagtttatttcggtgccttaactcttctgggcatgaggacggcgcgggcgcgcggcctctttgcgaggtaggggcgcgggcgctcttacttagagcgcgggcgcgctggtatTTGCGCAGAATCGGTGCAGGCGCGCtgccttaggcgcgggcgcgctggttttagcgaagcttaggcgcgggcgcgcgagccttcgtttaaaaaaaaataatataataggtTGTTTGTCCgagtttagttgattagaaacgaggtctcacattaagtggtatcagagagataagatttttggttgaactagagtgagcggatagatcgagtctgtgtgtattggcttctcgcatgtgtttgaattattttaactgtatacttaattccatgcgagcatgctttattgttgagaattatttgaattacatggttatgtgatttacttttataaagcatgatctacttgagatataactgcttatgttatcgactggtatccggttttCTGAGCGGTTGTAAAGGGCACcagttgtagcgattgagatatctcgtgtcctaacctttgttattcagatgggtcctcgtcgagtgataaacagaaacacaccgccagttgtCCCTGCGattgagcaagctagcactgaagttgatcagttggatgcttcagcaactcctatggaaaccatgctgaagaggtttcagtcgttcaatccgccgttattgatgggttcagaaaatccagttgactgcgagagttggttggatgatatcgatcagctgttcgattccattgattacaccgatgaccgccgaatcaggttagtcattcatcagcttcgtggggttgctaagagctggtggatcatgacaaagaaagcaatggagagtagaggtacggaagttacttggactctttttaaatctgagttttataagcggtttttccctatctcgtatcgcaaagataagggagcagagtttgccaatctgaggcaagggaatctgaacattgaagagtacgtgactaagtttgatagtctgttgcgttttgcaccgctaattgccggagatgaagaagctaaggcagatcagttcatcaatggtttgaaccccgacgtcttcacgttggtaaacaccaacaggcctaacaattttgcggatgccatgaatcacgcaaagggagcagaagcaggcttgtggaggcaaagaggtaaccaggtagcacctcagcaacagaggcagtatcagaacccaccatctcagtatcagaatcagccacctcagcatcagaaccagcagcaaaggtatgaaggtggaaacagtggaggaaatagaaaggatcagtacaaagcaagaggtaaacagttcaagaggcaggggaacagttcttctagttccagtggttccaagcaattcggttcaggacagagttctggatcttcagccatgtactgcagcaagtgtgggggaagacactcaccggatcagtgtgtgggagtctttggtaattgtaacacctgtcagcaaccgggacacttctctaaagtgtgccctcagcgtaacagagatagagctcagagtggaagttcatctcgacctgcagctcaacccgagaggcagtcttctgcagtgcactccttCTAGCCCCAGCCGCAGAACAGACAgagaggtaactctagtgcgaaccagcctccgagacagcaggcatgagtctttgctttgacagaggatcaggctcaggcagcacctgacgatgttatagcaggtaactgttcgatttttggttattctgctcatgttttgatagatacaggtgcttcccattcctttatctttgagaaatttgttttattgcatgccttgcctactgagttgttgcctactatagtagctgttacttcaccgttgggtggaggaattgtttctgtcagactagtcaggaactgtaaactttgttttgaggggaatttgttagaattcgactgtattgtacttggactgtcagattttgattgtattgtcggtatagatgctttgaccaagtacagggcaacagttgattgttttctgaaggctgtcaggttcagacctgaaatggcagacgagtgaaaattctttggtaagggttctcgatctagaattcctttgatttcagtgttatctatgactcgtttgttacagagaggtgcaaaaggatttttggtttatgcagttgatgtactgaaatctagcccagctttggtagatttaccagaggttagagattttgctgatgtgtttccggaagatgttcctggatttccacctattcgagagatcgaattcagcattgatttggtgccaggtactcaacctatttccaaagctccttatcgtatggcacctattgaactgagagagttgaaggagcaacttgaagatttgattgccaagggatacatcagacctagtgtatcgccttggggtgctcctgttctgtttgttcggaagaaggatggttctatgcggctttgtatcgactaccgtcagttgaatcaggctacagttaagaacatgtatcctttaccccgaatagatgacctttttgatcagctgcagggttcttctatctattcgaagattgacctgaggtcaggttatcaccagctgagagtgcgagaggaagatgttcctaagaccgcattcagaacgaggtatggtcactttgagtttatagtcatgccattcggtttgactaacgctccagcgatttttatgggtttgatgaaccgtatctttcagcgttatttagatgagttcgtcattatctttatcgatgatattcttatctactcgaagaaccttactgatcatgcagagcacttgaggactgtactgcagattttgcgagttgagcagttgtttgccaagttgtctaagtgtgaattctggttggatcgagttgtctttctcggtcatatcatttctggagatgggatttctgtcgatcccagcaagattgaagcggttatgaattggcctagaccgacatcagtacctgagatccgaagcttcatgggtttagctggttattatcgccgattcatagagggtttctcgtctattaccaagcctattacccagctaacTCAGAAGAGTGCgtcttttgtctggactgcagattgtgaggctagctttgttgatctgaagaggagactgaccagtgctccgattatttctattccgaagggtactggaggtttcacagtctatgtgatgcttctaaccgaggcttgggttgcgttcttatgcagcataagcatgtggtggcgtatgcatcgaggcagctgaaaccgcacgagactcgttatccggttcatgatcttgaactagctgcgatcgtctttgctctgaagatctgacgtcactatctttatggtgagtctttcgagatcttttctgaccataagagccttaagtacttgttttcacaggcagagctgaatatgagacagagaagatggttagatctgttgaaggatttcaactgtaaaatcaagtattatccgggaaagtcgaatgcagttgcagatgccttgagccgaaagctttgttctttatctctttctactattggtgtttctcagttgatcgatgattgttgcacttctggtttagagtttgaaacagatagggagactatcagattgtttgctattcaagccgagccggagttgtttgttacaatcagagaagcacagaagtctgagccgagaattcaggtttcagtagagaaagtcagatctgggcatcagtctgaattccaggttagagatgatgttttgtttgtgaataaccgtatttttgtgcctgatatttcggagttgagacagcgtattcttcgagaggctcattgcagtcgattTAGTATTCAACCTGGAGGTTGTAAGATGTACAACggcctgaagaaccagttctggtggaagagaatgaagagcgatgttgcgaggtttgtatctcggtgtttgaactgtcagcaagtaaaagcagaacggaagcgaccaggaggtctgttgcacagcctatctgttcctgaatggaagtgggatcacatttccatggatttcgtcacgaagctaccacgatccgttcgaggatgcgatgccatttgggtagtgatcgaccgattgacaaagtctgcgtgttttattccgtacaggatgacgtatcatcatgatcagatggctgagttgtatgttagcaatgttgtgagattgcatggtgtgccgaagtcgatttttcagacagagatcctagagtcacttctcacttttggcacagtcttcagggggcacttggtactcgattgcatctgagtacagcttatcatcctcagaccgatggacagtcagagcggactatccagacgttagaggatatgctgcgagcggtagtgctagactttggcactagttggcaggattctttgcctcttgtcgagttttcttacaacaacagcttccaaacgagtatcggtatggcgccttttgaggctttgtatggtagaaagtgccgatctccgttgttttgggatgaattgtccgagtcaccagatttgggaccggagatgcttagaaatatggcagagcaggttaagatcattcagaccagaattaagtcagctcaagatagacaagcaaagtatgcgaatgtcaagcgtagacctctgagttttgatcagggagaccgagtctttctgaagatttctccgttcagaggcactgtcagattcggtaagagagggaagttatctccgagattcatcgggccgtacgagattctcaagaagataggcgatcttgcctacagacttgcacttcctccgtatttatctggtattcacgacgtttttcacgtctctatgttgcgaaagtatcatccagatccttctcatattcttcagcctgacgaagccgagttagacgagactctgagctactttgagcgaccgattcagatcctcgatcggaaggagaaacaactcagaaccaagttgattccgttggtgaaagtgcagtggagccgtcacggagtcgaggaagcgacttgggagacagaatctgacatgagacagtgattttcggagttattcggatgacgtgagttcttcttactgtctttagttctttattctatcttatgagttgtggttctcgttgatttcgaggacgaaatctcttcttagtgggggagaattgtaacgccccgtttttatcttaaatgaatttatttgagttaatcggagaatatagagttcacgagccgacttgattttgatcagggtcctttttgcaaaatttgtattttttcagggattaaaatgcaattatcagttttcatatatatttataaggGAAAGGGCTTATTCTATTCACTCATCTCcttcccttagccgcctcccctccattgaaacgcttccaacgtttctccaagctcccagattttagtccgagctcgatccggccgttgaaatttatttctgaaggcagattatcgatcactgcagtgagagctctgttatattgtaagtttttctacgatcggatacattctagtttttggatgttgttagaatcgtttgagattcgagtatgttgttctagacagagttctgatcgtttattatctatcagttttgaattagagcgacgttcggatttgttatgatttttggaagcctttttcgaaaatgtggattttgagattgatgggtttgctttgttattgttgttttgggcattgatatgaggttatatcggtattgaactgctgtctgcgtttccggtttgttcagtttatagccgttatgtcatcggtttgagttttggagatttcgaaccatttttgtattgattgaagctttggcttgtgagtgatcatggttgttgatcaaatcttgtattcgtacagattcgttggagtttgtcgagccctgttttagcagcattgttcatcgagagttggacgaagaacggtaaagagatttccttgaaccgttgtttgttgtttaggttgtatagttgttgatacaatcttttgttgtagcttgtctgGAGTTGGATCTAcaacattgaaaggtaaaagcagtcatcgtagcgggatagcatactcagaacagttggttctcgagtttccctttcaaatcacatattgcatctacacttgttctagcatgaggaacttgtgtcttgttgattgattttgcttttgactatgtggcttatgttttatgtttctgttatgcattcatcttgagcctacgttgattcagctggcagaaccgccctttttgtttggacgtttggaaactatgattgagtggcctaggtcgtagttgtatcgcctagtgctagcatactcattatggttgctcaaagtctagaggagtgagatatgtagcaccacctcgattgggagagtcggtgagtcgtcacattatctcatcctcgggatcccaaaagcacaacagcaatccttcgtttatcagatttgttatcccggtttaaagacatgcatttcattacgttgctATTGATGGtattgttgtcttgaaagcatgtttattgttgtattacttgatatgttgcttttactgagattatcattctcaccggtttatccggctgttgctttgttttgtatgtgtacttggcaacaggaagggcaagatcaagtcagcatagacctggttagcgtccagagcaagagatagaagtgagactcgtttagaagtcgaatcagcatgtcaacctagttatgttttgcgaacatgtttagtcattcgaacatCTCATATTTGTTTTGTtagcaagaaacgatgtaggcactaccgaattgaatgtttctcttccctaaaccttacttgtattgttattggcatgtcaaatacttttaatgcaagtgtttaggtttttgTTAAGTTTATTTTGGTGCCTTAACTCTTCTGGGAgagaggacggcgcgggcgaGCGATTATTGGCACGGgtgcgcggcctctttgcgaggtaggGGCGCGGGCGCTGttacttagagcgcgggcgcgctggtctTTGCGCAGAATCGGTGCGGGCGTGCTGCCTTAGGCGCGGGTGCGCTGGTTTTAGCGaagcttaggcgcgggcgcgctgatgtcagcgcagGCACGCGAGCCTTcggttaaaaaaataataataatataataggtTGTTTGTCCgagtttagttgattagaaactaGGTCTCACAGATAAGGAAAACAAAGCCGAAGTAGCATCCACGTCCTTCGTCTTCGATCTTATTTCTTCGCTTCCGAATTCTTCTTCACTTCCTTCAACATGGAGCTCTTCTTCTCTCTTAAATCTCTCACATTTTTTGCTATGATTTTTGTTGTGCCGATTCTAATGTGTGCGGCTCTCCTCCTTGTATTGCTCTtcaaattcccttttatacatGCTCAAAATCCCGGCAAACAAAAGCCCAACAAATTCGTTCTTCAGATTTTTGACTTTTGATTTTGTATCCAAATTTGCACATAAGCGCAGAATCGCTACTTTCTGGAGCATAATCGCTTCCTTCGCGAACCACTAGCGCACCAGCGCTTCTTTCTAGCGATTCTGCTCTTTCTTCTCGTCAAACCAGTAAAGCATCTCTTCATTTTAGCGCAGCTGCGGTAGTGCTTTGTGTCTAGGGCGCgcgacattttttttaaaaaaatcatatctcacgtTCTATCCGTCGGATCgatttgaaattttgacagcagttttaaaacatcttaaattcattttgaatggtggagattggatttgaatgtcTCTAGCATCTTCGATAATATTTGAAAGTTTTCTGCTCCGTAATTCCTTCTTTTGTCTCTTCTCGATACTTAACTTTCAATCCTTACATATCacaaaaaaacaacaaatacgcataaaattcggtcgatacatcacaaaagctaAGTTAAATCATatgtaaattaagtgcataaattgcacttttCAACATCCGACCATGTTTTCGACCGATGGCAGACATGCACCTGTTCTTGGATACTAGATAAACATCTTTTATGTTACAATCAAAACTTGAAAATATCAAATAGAATAAGAAAATAAGGCTAGAACTTCCAACATTGCAAAGGTTTTCTTCTTAGTCCAGATGACAGAAATTTTCTTGGTTTTTTGATCGAATTTGGCTGATGATTTTTAATCAACTCCTTTACTCAATGTTTTCCCTATATAATAGGGGGGTTTGAAAAGGTTTTGTAATTTTTTGGTCTTTTTccctatttttatttattttttttctttcctttctcttctTCCCTTCTCTTCTTCCCCTCCTCTTCCTCTTTGTCTTTCCATTTCCATTTCCATTTTTTGTGTGTAATCTGATGAAGTTTACGGTTATTTATAATTGAGAGGACTAGTAAGATTATGCCAAGTggtccaataatttatttttaatctttattattaaaatttaggTAAATTGGATAATTataaatcatatattatattatattatattattattttatttattattaatattatttaatttcgttttattattttattattatatatttttaataatttattatatatttattatattttggatattttGCTTTTGAATGAGTTCATCAAAATTAGTTACACATTTTTTATGTAGCTAAGTGTATTATGATGTATTATGAACTATTTTTAAACAcgttaaacaaataaaaatttataccgAAAATTAATGcggtcaaaaattttaaatccatAAACATATAATTTATTAAGTATAGACTTTAAAATGCaagaaaatataaattcatgcaCATTTATGTTTTTAAGTTATCACATT
Proteins encoded:
- the LOC140877499 gene encoding uncharacterized protein — encoded protein: MAENNPPPLGTIRDHFKLIVQAHYSGIARGTINANNFELKPALINMVQQNQFNGSATADPHLHLRMLLEITHTVNINEVSEDIIRLRWFPFSLRDQARYWLQSLSLRAEGKIFANDPVQAYEMLEQMTINNFQWSNE